Sequence from the Torulaspora globosa chromosome 4, complete sequence genome:
AACtaaagaaaaaagattGATTTTTATTCAGTATTAAAAAATCTAATCTAAAAGAACCAGTATCCTGAAAGGTTAAGTCGAATTATCAGTTTTTGATATGCAAACTGAAACCTCCACATCCACATCCGATGTCGCCCTTAAGTTCAAGAGCGGGTATCGTGTAGTCACCATAATTTTGCCTTTTATATGCGATTGGTTTCgtttcttgaagagaaataatcctttctttcaacttaAGAGAcagctttttgaaagaactaTCATCAACCGAATCTGAACGGTATGCAACAAGTGGTGGCAGAACATCAAATCCCGAATAATACAAAATACCATGGTTTATAGGAAACAAAAGGTCTTCTATTGGACCGTTTATGCCCCTCGCGCTGTAATGAGACTCCCAGCCTCCAGCAAGAGTTATAACCATAGCTTTTTTCCCCGCAAAAGTCCCTTCGCCATATCTATCACCCCAATGGGTACTATCGTGAACGCCAACTCCATAGCCTACTCCGTAGGAGAAGACTCTCTCCACCCAGCCTTTGAGAATTGCAGGCATTGAGAACCACCAAAGCGGAAACACCAAAAACAATGTGTCACACCAAAgtaattttttttgttcttccacGACATCTTCGGTTAGGCTATTTGATCGCgtagctttcttggagGCGTCGCAGACAAAAAGCCTGTCCGAATTATTTCCGGGGAAATCTTCTTTATCGACATTGCTCTTCCAACCAAGACCGTAAAGATCACTAACCTTAACTTCATCTCCTTGCGATTCGAAAGTCTCTTTGGCCAACATGGCCAGAGAACTGGTTAAAGAGGCTTTTTCAGGATGTGCCAATACAATCAAAACTTTCATCGAGGCACAGCTAGGAAATCCTTGGAGGGTGGAGGAACTAACGATGCGCAAACTCCCATAATGTGGgcatctttctcagcattaTTATACTTGGTATCTGTCACAAAGCGAtctcttgagcttctttgcTTACTAATAATCGTAGTCGGTTCTTGTGAGTTGCATTAGAGCCGAGAATCATTAGATATCTAACGGCATTTTGTTAAGCTTGAGATTCTCAGCAGCATTTTGGAAGTTTGGCGTCAACAAAGAGCTACATACAATTCATTGAAATTCAatagtttctcaaaaatAAAGCGCATATTCAACTAAAGGATATCAACAAAAATGAATTTTTATGAAAAAATGCCTAACCGGATTCGCTAACAAACTTGATATTTCACGGAAGACAGATGAACTGGTGATAAAGTCAATATTGATATCAATTAGCACAGCAGGCTGTCCAGAACCAGTGTATTCTCCACGCAAAGCGGCGTAGGCTTCTTAAGACGGCAAATGTGTTGATGTTACACCTGGGAGGTAATATTGGGATTTGCGGGAATTCGAATCCTGCTGACAAATATTACACCGGATATGCGGCAAAATCGCGATAACAATAACAAATAAGATAGGAGATAGAGATCGATGAAGTCCGATCTGGCGGAGCGCTCAAACTAATCCATGACTTTCCCGATCCCAACACGTTATCAGCGAGAAGACAAACTCccttcggcggctaatttagGGGAAGACCCTGCATGGCATCGCGTGACCAAGAATGATTCCCGGGTAAAGTTTCGGAGTATTTCCGCTGGCGTGCGAAGTATTGTCATCACGCGGCCCGGTTTTTTAGGGGTCCGTTTGTGGGAAGAACATGCGAAGAACATATTTACCAGGTAATAGAGGCAAGTGCCGTATATAGAGAGTAAAACTTTGTCTTGCAGTAACGCTTGAGAGGTTGCTTTCTTTTTTTAGAAATGCAGACGTAGTTGATTTTTCTCAAGACTGGGCTCAGTGCCCGTTTTTGACACTACGCATCATGTCTACTTATGCCGTATGCGGGACGTAGACCCGACAATGACTGTTGAATACTCCGAAAAGTAATTCGCCAAG
This genomic interval carries:
- a CDS encoding NAD(P)H-dependent oxidoreductase — protein: MKVLIVLAHPEKASLTSSLAMLAKETFESQGDEVKVSDLYGLGWKSNVDKEDFPGNNSDRLFVCDASKKATRSNSLTEDVVEEQKKLLWCDTLFLVFPLWWFSMPAILKGWVERVFSYGVGYGVGVHDSTHWGDRYGEGTFAGKKAMVITLAGGWESHYSARGINGPIEDLLFPINHGILYYSGFDVLPPLVAYRSDSVDDSSFKKLSLKLKERIISLQETKPIAYKRQNYGDYTIPALELKGDIGCGCGGFSLHIKN